One Oncorhynchus clarkii lewisi isolate Uvic-CL-2024 chromosome 31, UVic_Ocla_1.0, whole genome shotgun sequence DNA segment encodes these proteins:
- the LOC139390611 gene encoding aldehyde dehydrogenase, dimeric NADP-preferring-like gives MEKQTVDFARDAFLTGRSQPLKFRVQQLKSLQRLITERQGEIAIALKQDLNRSQYDTALSELIGLENEISLAVGKLSQWAAPRHVEKNIMTLTDQVYILPEPLGVVLIIGAWNYPWALTLQPLIGAIAAGNAAVVKPSELSEHSASLLKALLPQYLDKELYPVVTGGVPETQELLRQRFDHIFYTGNSTVGKVVMEAAAKHLTPVTLELGGKSPCYIDKDCDLIVACRRITWGKFFNVGQTCIAPDYILCEPSIQNKVVEGIRNTLQEFYGPDPKSSPDYGRIINLRHFSRVMGLLEGCSVTLGGESDPSQCYIAPTVVTDVSPHTRLMQEEIFGPLLPIVTVGDVGDAIRFINGKEKPLALYVFSSDKKVIKRMIAETSSGGVVVNDVIMHYVLNSLPFGGVGQSGMGRYHGKHTFDQLSHHRACLIKSLGMECINMARYPPQDRSRARRARQAMRSSLCDQSKSTFVWAVLATILACGLLVALIVIVVMGAR, from the exons ATGGAGAAGCAGACTGTGGACTTTGCCAGGGACGCTTTTCTCACAGGGAGGTCCCAGCCCCTGAAGTTCAGAGTTCAACAGTTAAAGTCCCTTCAGAGGCTGATCACAGAAAGACAAGGAGAGATTGCCATAGCGCTCAAGCAGGATCTCAACAGG AGCCAGTATGACACAGCCCTCTCCGAGCTGATTGGCCTGGAGAATGAGATCAGCCTGGCGGTGGGGAAGCTGTCTCAGTGGGCTGCCCCTCGCCATGTGGAGAAGAACATCATGACCTTAACAGACCAGGTGTACATCCTGCCTGAACCCCTGGGAGTGGTGCTCATCATCGGGGCATGGAACTACCCCTGGGCCCTCACTCTGCAGCCCCTGATCGGGGCCATCGCAGCTG GGAATGCAGCAGTGGTGAAACCCTCTGAGTTGAGTGAGCACTCAGCCAGTCTCCTCAAAGCACTGCTCCCTCAATATCTGGACAAG GAGTTATATCCTGTGGTGACAGGTGGAGTTCCAGAGACCCAGGAGTTGCTGAGGCAGCGTTTTGACCACATCTTCTACACTGGGAACAGCACAGTGGGGAAAGTGGTGATGGAGGCCGCAGCCAAACACCTGACCCCTGTCACCCTGGAGCTGGGGGGCAAGAGCCCCTGTTACATCGACAAGGACTGTGACCTCATCGTGGCCTGCCG CCGAATCACATGGGGAAAGTTTTTCAACGTTGGGCAGACGTGCATTGCCCCTGACTACATCCTGTGTGAGCCCAGCATTCAGAACAAAGTGGTGGAGGGCATCCGGAATACACTACAG GAGTTCTACGGCCCGGACCCCAAATCTTCCCCAGACTACGGTCGCATCATCAACCTGCGCCACTTTAGTCGAGTGATGGGTCTGCTGGAGGGATGCAGTGTGACACTAGGGGGAGAGAGCGACCCATCACAGTGTTATATTG CTCCCACCGTGGTAACGGACGTGTCTCCTCACACCAGACTTATGCAGGAGGAGATCTTCGGACCTTTGTTGCCCATAGTGACTGTTGGTGATGTGGGTGATGCAATTCGCTTCATCAACGGGAAAGAGAAGCCCTTAGCGCTGTATGTTTTTTCCTCTGACAAGAAG GTGATAAAGCGAATGATTGCTGAGACCAGCAGCGGCGGGGTGGTAGTCAATGATGTCATAATGCACTACGTGCTCAACTCCCTTCCTTTTGGCGGCGTAG GTCAAAGTGGAATGGGCAGGTACCACGGGAAACACACCTTCGACCAGCTCAGCCACCACCGGGCGTGCCTGATCAAGTCCTTGGGCATGGAATGCATTAACATGGCCAGGTACCCACCCCAGGACCGCTCACGTGCACGCAGGGCCAGACAGGCCATGAGGAGCTCCCTGTGTGACCAATCCAAATCCACCTTCGTGTGGGCAGTTTTGGCCACCATCTTAGCCTGTGGTCTCCTTGTCGCCCTGATTGTAATTGTAGTCATGGGTGCCAGGTAG